One window from the genome of Gimesia aquarii encodes:
- a CDS encoding DUF1570 domain-containing protein: MLTCFRIIPLCFLGASLFFFSGVTALAKPPSLIEMKTKNDTFIGKSIAHNHDISWMVDQTGKLSEVALKDVTSFRRVSSEFQRLPLNKMKLRLQEEFGPFFEVISTRHYLICAPRGKAKAYGGIFEELYQSFSHYFALRGYQVKTPEFLMVTVIFPDQDQFFKYCKKDHVRTGQGLLGYYHPHTNRTALFDRRTASKSAGLQEHQDENESIYSRVSNNGKNITEALRDTIIHEATHQVAFNTGLHSRVGDNPRWVVEGLATTFESDELRSHTGGRAKSISRVNRDRLLWFTNYAQKRRKKDSLRSFIREDALFHSATFDAYAEAWALTFYLVETRPARYARYLKQISQRDPLKKYTPEAREKDFKNVFKTNLQALEVDYLKFMDQLAQDLIKQN, translated from the coding sequence TCTGGGAGCGAGCCTCTTTTTCTTTTCAGGCGTAACTGCGCTGGCTAAGCCCCCTTCTCTTATCGAGATGAAAACCAAAAACGATACATTCATTGGGAAATCAATTGCCCATAATCATGATATCAGTTGGATGGTCGATCAGACCGGCAAGTTATCTGAGGTTGCATTAAAGGATGTCACTTCGTTCCGACGAGTCTCTTCTGAATTTCAAAGACTACCGTTAAATAAAATGAAGCTACGGTTACAGGAAGAGTTTGGCCCCTTTTTTGAAGTCATCTCAACTCGACATTATCTGATTTGTGCACCAAGAGGAAAGGCGAAAGCCTATGGTGGGATATTTGAAGAATTGTATCAATCGTTTTCACATTATTTTGCCTTGCGTGGATATCAGGTAAAAACTCCTGAGTTTTTGATGGTGACGGTAATTTTTCCAGATCAGGATCAGTTTTTCAAATATTGCAAGAAGGACCATGTCAGAACTGGGCAAGGTCTGCTGGGGTATTACCATCCACACACGAATCGGACTGCTCTCTTCGATCGAAGGACTGCATCAAAATCTGCCGGCCTTCAAGAGCATCAAGATGAAAACGAATCAATTTATTCGCGAGTTTCGAATAATGGTAAAAATATTACGGAAGCGTTACGAGATACAATTATCCACGAAGCCACGCATCAAGTCGCATTTAATACAGGCTTGCACTCACGGGTTGGTGATAATCCCCGCTGGGTTGTGGAAGGTTTAGCGACGACATTTGAGTCAGATGAACTGCGGTCTCATACGGGTGGTCGTGCCAAATCGATCTCGCGCGTGAATCGAGATCGACTTTTGTGGTTTACAAATTATGCACAAAAACGTCGTAAAAAAGATTCACTTCGATCATTCATTCGAGAAGACGCTTTATTTCATTCAGCGACATTTGACGCTTACGCAGAAGCATGGGCATTGACCTTTTATCTGGTGGAAACACGACCTGCTCGGTATGCACGTTACCTGAAGCAGATCTCACAACGTGATCCACTGAAAAAATACACACCTGAAGCCAGAGAGAAAGATTTCAAAAACGTATTTAAAACGAATCTTCAAGCTCTGGAAGTCGACTATCTGAAATTCATGGATCAGTTAGCTCAAGATCTAATTAAGCAGAATTAA
- a CDS encoding disk-shape morphogenesis protein volactin, producing MSTSLHIGSNSLRTLQNDSNQKLTSRSIDTAYTIMEDTKENRFFLRKLTTPFLCCEDSLIIPGERACQIARFSNLPLYPLFSKGELVLNDPVHRQLLSTLIQSILPKSKKTGEYCSFMTPGTDATSSLNKLVSQLITLQGYTPLATSISLAAGLSAFPAISRLSGYAVYLGHSHSEIGLIHQSRMVIQHSAPYGSEWMDEQLANSLKLFTTNSEGQQVPDTEKAKLKRRNPGINISPFLTNHSVIASWYESLLDSLLDHFVLQMEAMQHYLTTLEKLPIVYLGELSHIEGFGEFLVHNLSNRQVRFDSQQVTHVQDEQLSIARGALVVSAMEQDLVRPAA from the coding sequence ATGAGCACTTCATTGCATATTGGCTCAAACAGCCTCAGAACATTACAAAACGATTCCAACCAAAAATTAACGAGCCGATCGATTGATACCGCATATACCATCATGGAAGATACGAAAGAAAACCGTTTCTTTCTACGAAAACTCACAACCCCTTTTCTTTGTTGTGAAGACAGTTTGATTATTCCAGGAGAGAGAGCGTGCCAAATTGCACGATTTTCGAATTTGCCTTTATATCCTCTTTTTTCGAAAGGAGAGTTGGTTTTAAACGACCCTGTCCACCGACAGTTACTCTCAACCTTGATCCAATCAATCCTTCCCAAATCAAAAAAAACTGGTGAGTATTGTTCCTTCATGACGCCAGGGACTGATGCGACTTCATCTTTAAATAAGCTGGTCTCTCAATTGATTACATTACAAGGTTATACTCCGTTAGCAACGAGTATTTCATTAGCGGCAGGCTTATCCGCGTTTCCTGCCATTTCGCGATTGTCAGGATATGCAGTCTACCTCGGCCACTCTCACTCAGAAATTGGCTTAATTCATCAAAGCCGAATGGTGATCCAGCATTCGGCTCCCTATGGGAGTGAATGGATGGATGAGCAACTGGCTAATTCCTTAAAACTGTTTACCACAAATTCAGAAGGTCAGCAGGTTCCAGATACAGAGAAAGCCAAACTGAAACGACGCAACCCGGGAATTAATATCAGCCCTTTTCTTACTAATCACTCCGTGATCGCCAGCTGGTATGAGTCACTACTCGACAGCCTGTTAGATCATTTCGTCTTACAAATGGAAGCAATGCAACACTATCTTACCACGCTTGAGAAACTTCCCATCGTCTATCTGGGTGAGTTATCTCACATTGAAGGGTTCGGAGAATTCCTGGTACACAATCTATCTAACAGACAAGTTCGATTTGATTCTCAACAGGTAACTCATGTTCAAGACGAACAACTTTCGATCGCCCGTGGTGCATTGGTTGTATCTGCGATGGAACAGGATTTAGTAAGACCGGCTGCTTAA
- a CDS encoding metal-dependent transcriptional regulator has product MNVTSLTVENYLKAILQISLQSNSEWISTGELAKYMDVAPGTVTSMLKTLKHSDHVEYRPYEGACLTESGKQMAIRVLRRHRLIELFLAQTLKLSWDQVHSEAENMEHAVSDFLVDRIDEYLEFPETDPHGDPIPSIDGQMRRAYPNLTNLSDCQIGIPIKIVQVTDQETEFLRFLSRSGLTIGSQGSVTEKNVEAGIVVSEWNGQVISMGVHVAENVRVVPVNN; this is encoded by the coding sequence GTGAATGTCACTAGTTTAACCGTTGAGAATTATTTGAAGGCAATATTACAGATTAGCCTCCAATCAAACTCAGAATGGATCAGTACCGGTGAGTTAGCCAAATATATGGATGTGGCCCCCGGAACGGTGACTAGTATGCTTAAAACCTTGAAGCATTCTGATCACGTTGAGTATCGTCCTTATGAGGGAGCCTGTTTAACGGAGAGCGGCAAACAGATGGCGATCCGTGTGCTTCGACGACATCGGTTAATAGAACTGTTCCTTGCTCAGACACTTAAACTTTCCTGGGATCAGGTTCATTCTGAAGCAGAGAATATGGAGCATGCCGTCAGTGATTTTCTTGTAGATCGTATTGATGAGTATCTTGAATTTCCCGAGACCGATCCACACGGTGATCCGATTCCATCCATTGATGGGCAGATGCGGCGTGCTTATCCCAACCTGACGAATTTATCTGATTGCCAAATCGGAATCCCGATCAAAATCGTTCAGGTGACTGATCAAGAAACAGAATTTTTGCGGTTTCTATCCCGATCAGGCTTAACCATTGGTTCTCAAGGCAGCGTCACTGAAAAAAATGTGGAAGCTGGAATTGTTGTCTCGGAATGGAATGGTCAAGTCATTTCAATGGGTGTGCATGTTGCCGAGAATGTTCGAGTCGTGCCTGTGAATAACTAA
- the purB gene encoding adenylosuccinate lyase, translating to MLKKEKKLSHLIYENPLITRYASQEMSQIWSAQKKHSTWRRLWVALAESQHEMGLGISAEQVQSLKEAVDDIDFKLAAKYEKELRHDVMAHVHTYGDRCPDSMAIIHLGATSCFVTDNSELVMIRESLECVRARLISVIDHLASFAKENRDLPCLGFTHLQPAQPTTIGKRATLWCYDLILDLEEIEYRLEKLRFRGVKGTTGTQATFLQLFKGDHAKVDELDRRVTEKMGFSDRYAVTGQTYSRKVDAQVLSTLSGIGQSAHKAGNDIRILQNRKELEEPFEKKQIGSSAMAYKRNPMRSERMCSLARFAISLTANAEDTAATQWMERTLDDSANRRLSLPQSFLAIDAVLILYRNIVDGMVVYPKVIEKHLNEELPFMATEEFLMAGVAAGGDRQELHELIRVHSQAAGAEVKVNGGQNDLIERLQKDPAFKDCDLNSALDARKYIGRAPEQVDAFIAEIIEPVRQRYQSNLNQSTEDLKV from the coding sequence GTGTTGAAGAAAGAGAAGAAATTGAGTCATTTAATTTATGAGAATCCGTTGATTACTCGGTATGCGTCCCAGGAAATGAGCCAGATTTGGTCGGCTCAAAAAAAACATTCCACCTGGCGCAGATTATGGGTCGCACTTGCCGAGTCACAGCACGAAATGGGGCTCGGGATTTCAGCGGAACAGGTTCAATCGTTAAAAGAAGCTGTCGACGATATTGATTTCAAGCTGGCCGCTAAGTACGAAAAAGAACTGCGACACGATGTGATGGCTCATGTGCACACTTACGGTGACCGTTGTCCTGATTCGATGGCCATCATTCATCTCGGTGCCACCAGTTGTTTTGTAACTGACAACAGCGAACTAGTTATGATTCGCGAAAGTCTTGAGTGTGTGCGAGCCAGGCTTATTTCTGTGATCGATCATCTGGCTAGTTTTGCTAAAGAGAATCGTGATTTACCCTGTCTGGGATTCACTCATTTACAACCGGCTCAACCGACGACGATCGGAAAAAGAGCGACTCTCTGGTGTTATGATCTGATCCTCGACCTGGAAGAAATCGAATATCGTCTGGAAAAACTACGATTTCGAGGTGTGAAGGGAACCACGGGAACACAGGCGACCTTCCTCCAGCTTTTTAAAGGCGATCATGCAAAAGTAGATGAGCTGGATCGACGCGTGACGGAAAAAATGGGTTTCAGTGATCGCTATGCAGTGACCGGTCAAACCTATTCTCGCAAAGTGGATGCTCAGGTTTTGTCTACGTTGAGTGGCATTGGTCAGTCAGCACATAAAGCAGGTAACGACATTCGAATTCTGCAGAACCGGAAAGAACTGGAAGAGCCATTTGAGAAAAAACAAATCGGTTCCTCAGCTATGGCTTATAAGCGAAATCCGATGCGGTCCGAACGCATGTGTTCGCTGGCACGGTTTGCAATCAGCTTGACCGCGAACGCAGAAGATACGGCTGCGACTCAATGGATGGAACGAACGTTGGATGACAGTGCCAATCGGCGACTGTCTCTACCTCAGTCGTTTCTAGCCATCGATGCTGTATTAATTTTGTATCGGAATATTGTCGATGGGATGGTTGTTTATCCCAAAGTGATTGAGAAACATCTCAATGAAGAGCTCCCATTCATGGCGACGGAAGAATTTCTGATGGCCGGTGTTGCGGCAGGCGGTGATCGTCAGGAATTGCATGAACTCATTCGGGTTCATAGCCAGGCTGCTGGTGCAGAAGTGAAAGTGAATGGTGGACAGAATGATTTGATCGAACGCCTGCAAAAAGATCCCGCTTTCAAAGACTGTGATTTGAATAGTGCGCTCGACGCTCGAAAGTATATCGGGCGTGCACCGGAACAAGTGGATGCATTCATTGCCGAAATCATCGAACCAGTCAGGCAGCGCTATCAAAGCAATCTGAATCAGAGTACAGAAGATCTAAAAGTATAG
- a CDS encoding DUF1501 domain-containing protein — MINWNQIQTGLNRRTFLTNSGVGLGAAALGSLLTNEKSAVAQSVAKPSIVRGLPGLPHFAPKAKRVIFLCMAGGPTHLETFDYKPKLAEMDGKPFPESYTKGQPIAQLQGKALKCQGPLTKFHKYGQNGQEISDFLPWTAKIADDICIIRSMVTEQINHDPAHTFMNTGTAISGRPSMGSWITYGLGSETEELPGFVVLTSVGGRNPQPIASRQWGTGFLPSRYQGVQFNSTGDPVNYLNNPAGVNARQQKELIETVQKLDRFRNQRVANPEIETRIAAYEMAFKMQTSVPELMDLSGESKQTLEMYGAEPGSGSYATNCLLARRLAERGSRFIHLYHRGWDHHGDLVKYMNTCCGLTDQPTWALINDLKQRGMLEETLVIWGGEFGRTPMFQGKGGAGRDHHIKGFSMWMAGGGIKGGITYGATDELGYNSVENIVNVRDLHATMLHLLGINHQQFSVEFQGLDTKLTGVEEAHVIKNILT; from the coding sequence ATGATTAATTGGAATCAAATTCAAACTGGCTTGAATCGTCGAACGTTTCTTACCAATTCGGGAGTAGGACTGGGAGCGGCCGCACTGGGCTCTTTGCTAACGAACGAAAAAAGTGCTGTTGCGCAATCAGTAGCAAAACCATCTATAGTGAGAGGGTTACCGGGCTTACCACATTTTGCTCCCAAAGCAAAACGAGTCATATTTCTCTGCATGGCAGGTGGGCCTACTCATCTTGAAACGTTTGACTATAAACCAAAATTGGCTGAAATGGATGGAAAACCATTCCCTGAAAGTTACACCAAAGGTCAACCGATTGCGCAGTTGCAGGGCAAAGCCCTGAAATGCCAGGGGCCATTGACTAAGTTCCATAAGTACGGTCAGAACGGACAGGAAATCAGCGATTTTCTGCCTTGGACTGCAAAAATCGCCGACGACATCTGCATCATCCGTTCGATGGTCACCGAGCAGATCAATCATGATCCCGCGCATACTTTTATGAATACAGGCACTGCCATCAGTGGGCGGCCTTCAATGGGATCTTGGATCACATATGGATTAGGTAGCGAAACGGAAGAGCTGCCTGGTTTTGTCGTACTCACCAGTGTAGGTGGGCGAAACCCTCAACCAATCGCGTCACGGCAATGGGGCACGGGGTTTCTTCCCAGCCGTTATCAGGGAGTTCAATTCAATTCAACCGGTGATCCGGTGAATTATTTAAACAACCCTGCAGGTGTGAATGCACGGCAACAAAAAGAACTGATTGAAACAGTTCAAAAGCTGGACCGATTCCGCAATCAGCGTGTCGCTAATCCGGAAATAGAAACACGTATCGCCGCCTATGAAATGGCATTCAAAATGCAAACCTCTGTTCCCGAACTCATGGACCTTTCAGGAGAATCGAAACAGACATTGGAAATGTATGGTGCCGAACCAGGATCTGGAAGCTATGCCACTAATTGCCTGCTGGCGAGACGTCTGGCAGAACGAGGATCTCGATTTATTCATCTTTACCATCGCGGTTGGGACCATCACGGTGACCTAGTGAAATACATGAATACCTGCTGCGGTTTAACTGATCAACCAACCTGGGCTTTAATCAATGATCTGAAGCAACGAGGGATGCTAGAGGAAACACTGGTGATTTGGGGAGGGGAATTTGGCAGAACTCCCATGTTCCAGGGAAAAGGAGGTGCAGGTCGCGATCACCACATTAAAGGTTTTTCCATGTGGATGGCCGGAGGAGGGATAAAAGGTGGAATTACTTATGGTGCAACCGATGAACTTGGGTATAATTCCGTAGAAAACATTGTCAACGTTCGTGATCTACATGCAACTATGCTACACCTGCTCGGAATTAATCATCAACAATTCAGTGTGGAATTTCAAGGATTGGATACTAAACTCACAGGTGTTGAAGAGGCACATGTCATTAAAAATATTCTGACGTAG